The DNA segment TGACGGATGCCCCGATACGTTTGGGTGGGTTGCTGACTTAGTAAACACGGGCGAAGCGAACTTGAACGAATCGCTCGACCCGTCGAACCCGCTTCTGGGTTCCGAAAAGTTGAATGACTTGCTCGGTAGCGACACCACCCGTGGACGCGCCGGTGCCGGACCGGACCGTTTGTCCGCAGGCGTGTGTGGCCAAAGTCAGTGGAAGGGATTCTCGACCGCATCGCCCACCACCTTTTTCGGCGGTAGCGCCAACAACAGCCCAGAACGCGCCGAATTGGTTTCGCGTTACTTCGTGCAAGGCGGATTCAGCACCAACTATGCAACCGGCTGGCATCTGTCCCGCGGCATGGTCCGCACGCAAAGCGTGGGTAGCGGTTCGAGCACCTACTTGACCACGACAACGGCAACGACGATCAACGCCATCAGCGGCGCGGTCGAACAACCGGACTTCAAAGCACTCAACGGCACCGTCGGTCCGATCGCCGCCCGCGAGTTGGATCGTTCTCGCATCCCATCGAGCAACTTCGGCTTCGTTGGTTGCGCAGGCCCCGGCGATATCGACGAAGCCGTTTTGGCATTGGATATCCGTCACGGCCAAGCAGACCGTCGCGTCTACAACCCGAACAGCGACGAAGCCGCTGCCTACATCACGGCTGGATCGATCCTTGCAGAATCGTTCAACGATGGTCCTGCGATCTATGATGCTACTACACGTTCAGTTCGCTTGATCCAAAGTGGCGCACCGTTGGTCGGGAACCAACTTTGTGAGAAAGGCGAAGCGACCACCAACGGTTGCAGGCCTGCCTACGCTGCGGACTTGGCTGCTGCGACCGCTTACGTCCCAAGCTTCACCGCAGCGGACATCACCACTGCCCCGACGTACTTGCAAGACACCCGCGACTGGTTCGCCGTTCACGCCGGTGCAGTCAACGTGTTGATGGGCGACGGAAGCGTCAAGGTCTTCTATGACCTGAACAACGATGGCTACTTGAACCCAGGTTTCCCCGTCGGCAAAGACGCCAACGGTGATGACGCTGCTCCGCTGACCGACGACGAAATCGTTGACGTCGGCTATGCCGATTCGACGACGGAAATGCCACGCGACCAGTTCTATGGCGGCGTCTTCTGGAGCGAAACCTTCTTCAAGGGCGCTTTCGAAGACTGAGCCTGATGCTTGCTTGATCAAATTCGATGCCTCTGCGATTCATCTTGAGTCGCAGAGGCTTCTTGAGTGACAACCTTTTTGCCCTATCTAAACCAAATACCTATCGCTGATGAACACGCTCGGAAAACGAATGATGGCCGGTATCGCGGTTGTGGCCAGTCTTGCCACGGTCGCCGGAGTCTTGATTGCCACGGTCAGCTACGAACCTCACGGTGTTCCGAAAGCCCTTCGCCCGGCGTTCAAAGCGAAGATCGCAGAGGTCAAGCAGCGGGCAAGCGAAGTCGCGACCATTTCCTCGTCCGTTCGTCCGAGCGCCTCGCTTGATACAACCGAGTTTCATTTCGGTTTGCTCGACCCCCATGCCACCGTCAGCCATTCGTTTACCGTTCGCAACGACGGCGAAGCACCCTTGACCATCAACGTTCAGCGAACGAGTTGCAAATGTACGGTCGGAAAACTGGGCAGCAATGTCATTCTTCCCGGCGGCCAAACCGACGTCACACTGACTTGGAACACGGGATACCAACTGGACAACTACGAGCAATCGGCGACGCTCGAAACGAACGACCCGCTACAACCTGAGATCACTTTGACAATCCAGGGCGACGTACGCGCCGAATTGGTCGTGCCCAGCGAAGTTGTTATGAAGTCGGCCAACCCCGGCGACATGCCTGGAGCATCGTTCACCGTCTACAGCCAACTGCTCGAAGACTTCTACCTAGATTCGGCCGCAAGCGACTTGCCAAGCTTCGATTGGAACGTCGAACCGCTGTCCATCGACGACACTAGTCTGTTCGACAAAAACGCGAAGTGGGCATGGCGTGTGAACGTATCAACAAGCGGAAAGTCTCGCGGCAAGTTTGCCGGCGATGTGAAGTTGACGTTCAAAAATGCGAACTCCGACCAAGTGATGACTCGCACGGTCAAACTGGCTGGCCACGTCCGTGCACCGATCAATTTTTACAGTCCTGACATCCACAGCAAGGATGGATTAGATGTCGGAACCCTAGATTCGGGCAAGGAACACCAGTTCAAACTAGTTGTCCGAAATCGAGTCGAAGCTAGTCGCAGGATCGAAGTTACCGGCGTGGAACCGAAAGAATTGAAAGCCAATCTAACGCCAACGTCCAAACCGGGCGAGTATCGATTGGTGCTGACCTTCCCGGCGGATTGTCCGACGGTGATGTTCAATCGCGATAGCCAACACGGCTACGTCGAGATAGGTGACCCCGACGACAAAACTTTCAGCAATTGGTTTCCGGTTCTCGGTGCAATCGTCGACCTTCAGTGAGGAATGAAATGACAACGATGAACTCTGTGTCCGACGCGGTCGGAAACACGTGCGGAAACTGCAAACACAGAAACGGCAACGGCGAATTGTTTTGCGCCGGATGTGGCCAAACTTTGGTCGAACCCTGTGCGACGTGCAGTAAGCAGGTCTCGCTGACGCAAAAGTTCTGTGGTTCGTGCGGTACCGATCTAGCTGCGCTGTTGAATCAACGCATCGCCAAGCACGGCGAATCGATGGCCGAGGCCGTGCAAGCAGCCAAGGCGTTTGACTTTGATCGTTCGATTTCGCTATTGGGACGTGTTGCCGAACTCAACGATTATCGGTTCGCCAAAGAAGCCAGCGACGCTCGCAAAGCCATTGAGAAGATCGAGCAGCTGAAGTTAAAAACCAACAACCAATTCGATCAGCACACTCGACAAGCCGCCGCAGCGTTCGACCGAGGCGACCATGCAATGGTTGTGAAAATGCTTGGCGAAGTCCCACCGCAACTGCTAAGCCCCGACGATCAAAAATTTCTCTCCCGCAGCAAAAACCACCTCGGGCAAATCGCCGACATCGATGCAGAACTTCGGCAAGCGGTCTCGGCAAAACAATGGGTCGTGGCGGGTGGCCTTCTCGACCAACTCAATGAATTGGCCCCCAGCCATCCGACCTATACGAAGCTAGCCGGGGACTTGTCACAAAAGCTGCTTGCCAACGCAAACGCACAGCTCGCCAAATCCAAATACACGGCCGCCCTGCAATGCGTCAGCGCCATCCCAGCGATATGTCAGAACGAAGAATCCGAGCGACTTCGCGGACGAATTGACAACGTGCATTGGCTGGCGGACCAGTTCCCCAATGAACCCTACGCACTTCCTTTGCTGGGTCGACTGTGTGTTCGATTTAACCAGGAATCGCCCGACGACGAAACGGCGAAGGTGACGTTGAAACGGTTATCCGAGGCTGTTCGCTCACGCGCATCGGAACCACGACTGGCCTATGCCGATTGGGATGGTGGTCGCCGAAGTTGGATGGGCGGGCAGGCGGGAATTTTGGCGTATCCCCAATCGCTTTCGTTCGGCGATACATCGTTTGATCGAAACGCGTTGGCAAGACATAGCGTCGCGTTCGGCCTGGCTCTGCAGGGACTTGGGATCGCTCGTGTCGAGGGCGACTTTTCGCCGCCTAAAAAAGGTCTGATGTCGGCGATTCGTAGTCGGAAGAAAATCAAGTCTTGCTGGGGAATCGACGTTGGATCAAGCGGCATCCGCGGTGCTCACTTGGAATTGACCCCCGAGGGTGCCGTACAAGTCGTTGCAATTTACACCGCCGAATTTCTTGAGCCGGCATGCCGCGTCGGTAGCCAAACGAAGTCTTCCGTCATTCGCGATGCGATCTTAACGATGGCCGACGAAATCGTTCCTGGTGAGACACCAATATGGATCAGTATGCCGACGACCGAAACGGTCAATCGCTTTGTGCGGTTGCCGCCGGTCGATAAGAAACAAGCGAACAAGTTGCTCGACGTCGAGATCAACCAACGGATCCCACTTCCCCTAGATGAACTTGGAATCGTTCGCTGGATGGCTGACGAGGTGGTGGAAGAAACCAAGGGACGACCGGCCTTCGTGTCGGCTGCTCGCCAAACCGCGATCGAAAGTCGCATCGATCTGTTCCAAAGTGCTGGTCTGACAGTTTCCGGATTGCAATCGGCAGCGATAGCATTAGTAAATTTTTCGGTGTACGAGTTTGCGACGCATTGGAAAGTGGATCCCGAATCCGAGACAACTGAATCGGAGCACAGCGAAGCATTCGCCATCGTCGACAGTGGTGCCGAGACACTAACCGTTGCGTTGATCGCCCGAGACGAGTTTTGGTTCTCGTCGATCGAAAATGCCGGCGAGAACTTTACCTCGTTGCTGGCTCGATCGATCAAACGAACCAACCGCGATGCCGAACAACTCAAACGCGATCCGGCAAAAATCGAATCACCATCATCGGCTTGGACTCCGCTTGAGAACCGCATGGGCGAAATCCGCGCGAGGCTCGAGCAAACCATGACCGAAGCCAACAAGTTCATGAGCGAACTCGACGT comes from the Rubripirellula reticaptiva genome and includes:
- a CDS encoding DUF1559 family PulG-like putative transporter, with amino-acid sequence MRLRKVSGFTLIELLVVISIIALLAALLLPAITKAREAARSAQCQANLKNIGVGLFKFSTRSPGGQFCSGAYDLRRDGCPDTFGWVADLVNTGEANLNESLDPSNPLLGSEKLNDLLGSDTTRGRAGAGPDRLSAGVCGQSQWKGFSTASPTTFFGGSANNSPERAELVSRYFVQGGFSTNYATGWHLSRGMVRTQSVGSGSSTYLTTTTATTINAISGAVEQPDFKALNGTVGPIAARELDRSRIPSSNFGFVGCAGPGDIDEAVLALDIRHGQADRRVYNPNSDEAAAYITAGSILAESFNDGPAIYDATTRSVRLIQSGAPLVGNQLCEKGEATTNGCRPAYAADLAAATAYVPSFTAADITTAPTYLQDTRDWFAVHAGAVNVLMGDGSVKVFYDLNNDGYLNPGFPVGKDANGDDAAPLTDDEIVDVGYADSTTEMPRDQFYGGVFWSETFFKGAFED
- a CDS encoding DUF1573 domain-containing protein, with protein sequence MNTLGKRMMAGIAVVASLATVAGVLIATVSYEPHGVPKALRPAFKAKIAEVKQRASEVATISSSVRPSASLDTTEFHFGLLDPHATVSHSFTVRNDGEAPLTINVQRTSCKCTVGKLGSNVILPGGQTDVTLTWNTGYQLDNYEQSATLETNDPLQPEITLTIQGDVRAELVVPSEVVMKSANPGDMPGASFTVYSQLLEDFYLDSAASDLPSFDWNVEPLSIDDTSLFDKNAKWAWRVNVSTSGKSRGKFAGDVKLTFKNANSDQVMTRTVKLAGHVRAPINFYSPDIHSKDGLDVGTLDSGKEHQFKLVVRNRVEASRRIEVTGVEPKELKANLTPTSKPGEYRLVLTFPADCPTVMFNRDSQHGYVEIGDPDDKTFSNWFPVLGAIVDLQ
- the pilM gene encoding pilus assembly protein PilM → MTTMNSVSDAVGNTCGNCKHRNGNGELFCAGCGQTLVEPCATCSKQVSLTQKFCGSCGTDLAALLNQRIAKHGESMAEAVQAAKAFDFDRSISLLGRVAELNDYRFAKEASDARKAIEKIEQLKLKTNNQFDQHTRQAAAAFDRGDHAMVVKMLGEVPPQLLSPDDQKFLSRSKNHLGQIADIDAELRQAVSAKQWVVAGGLLDQLNELAPSHPTYTKLAGDLSQKLLANANAQLAKSKYTAALQCVSAIPAICQNEESERLRGRIDNVHWLADQFPNEPYALPLLGRLCVRFNQESPDDETAKVTLKRLSEAVRSRASEPRLAYADWDGGRRSWMGGQAGILAYPQSLSFGDTSFDRNALARHSVAFGLALQGLGIARVEGDFSPPKKGLMSAIRSRKKIKSCWGIDVGSSGIRGAHLELTPEGAVQVVAIYTAEFLEPACRVGSQTKSSVIRDAILTMADEIVPGETPIWISMPTTETVNRFVRLPPVDKKQANKLLDVEINQRIPLPLDELGIVRWMADEVVEETKGRPAFVSAARQTAIESRIDLFQSAGLTVSGLQSAAIALVNFSVYEFATHWKVDPESETTESEHSEAFAIVDSGAETLTVALIARDEFWFSSIENAGENFTSLLARSIKRTNRDAEQLKRDPAKIESPSSAWTPLENRMGEIRARLEQTMTEANKFMSELDVIGVWCVGGSAFTFGWIRRVLLKE